In one window of Tumebacillus algifaecis DNA:
- the sigH gene encoding RNA polymerase sporulation sigma factor SigH: MTSIPTGQVQHELEAMSDEDLVELVRQGDDEALEHLIHKYKNFVRAKARSYFLIGADREDIVQEGMIGLYKSIRDFRDDKLASFKAFAELCITRQIITAIKTATRQKHIPLNSYVSLDKPIYDEDSDRTLLDVICGSRVTDPEELIINQEEFDDIEVRMGEILSDLERKVLMLYLDGRSYQEIAVDLKRHVKSIDNALQRVKRKLERYLEVRDVN; this comes from the coding sequence TTGACAAGCATTCCTACAGGTCAGGTACAGCATGAACTGGAAGCGATGTCTGATGAAGACTTGGTCGAGCTTGTGCGACAGGGCGATGACGAAGCGCTTGAACATTTAATCCACAAATACAAAAACTTCGTACGGGCCAAAGCCCGATCTTATTTTTTGATCGGGGCGGACCGAGAGGATATCGTCCAAGAGGGCATGATCGGCCTCTATAAGTCGATTCGCGACTTCCGCGATGACAAGCTTGCTTCCTTCAAGGCATTTGCTGAACTTTGCATCACACGTCAGATCATTACGGCGATTAAGACGGCGACGCGTCAAAAGCACATACCATTGAACTCTTACGTTTCCTTGGATAAGCCGATCTATGATGAAGATTCGGACCGTACGTTGCTCGATGTGATCTGCGGCTCACGAGTCACCGACCCGGAGGAGCTGATCATCAACCAGGAAGAGTTTGATGACATCGAGGTGCGCATGGGCGAGATATTGAGCGACTTGGAACGCAAAGTTCTGATGCTCTACCTCGACGGACGATCCTATCAGGAGATTGCCGTCGATCTGAAACGTCACGTTAAATCGATCGACAATGCGCTGCAACGGGTGAAACGAAAATTGGAACGCTATCTGGAAGTTCGAGACGTGAATTGA